GAACACCCGCAACAGGGTGTGCGCGCTGAAGCGCTCCAGCAGCCGGTAGTGGGTCACCGCCGGACGACCGTTCGCCACCACCGCCATGCGCTTACGATCCCGGGGGTGACGGGCAATGGGCTCGTTGATGGTGCCGCCGGCGGTGAAGGTGCCGGCCACCAGCGCCTCGTACTCGCGGCCCACGGTCTTGTCCTGCAGCTGGTTGGTGAGCGCCGTGTGCGCCTTGTCGGACAGCGCCACTACCATGAGCCCGGTGGTGCCCTTGTCGATGCGGTGCACGATCCCGCAGCGCGGGATGCGCTCCAGGTGCGGATGCCGGTGCAGCAGTGCATTCTGCATGGTGCCGTCAGCGTTCCCCGCGCCCGGGTGCACCACCAGGCCGGCGGGCTTGTTCACCACCAGCAGGTCCTCGTCCTCGTACACCACATCCAGGCTGATGGGCTCGGGGGCCAGGTCCTGGAACTCCGGTGCCGGCGTTGCCGATACGCGCACCTGCTCACCACCACTGATGCGATCGCGTCCGCGCCGGGCCTGCCCGTCCACGGTCACCGCGCCCTCCTTCAGCCACTGCTGCAGGCGGCTGCGGGAGTAATCCGGAAACAGATCCGCCAGGGCGCGGTCCAGGCGTGTGCCGGCGGCGGTTTCCGGAATGGTGCCTTGCAGTTCCAGGGATTCGGTCATGGGAACTCTGATC
The DNA window shown above is from Aquisalimonas sp. 2447 and carries:
- the rluD gene encoding 23S rRNA pseudouridine(1911/1915/1917) synthase RluD; this encodes MTESLELQGTIPETAAGTRLDRALADLFPDYSRSRLQQWLKEGAVTVDGQARRGRDRISGGEQVRVSATPAPEFQDLAPEPISLDVVYEDEDLLVVNKPAGLVVHPGAGNADGTMQNALLHRHPHLERIPRCGIVHRIDKGTTGLMVVALSDKAHTALTNQLQDKTVGREYEALVAGTFTAGGTINEPIARHPRDRKRMAVVANGRPAVTHYRLLERFSAHTLLRVFLETGRTHQIRVHMAYSQHPLVGDPVYGLRPRLPRGADDTVREALAGLGRQALHAAKLVLQHPRTEERMAWEVPRPADMDHVLDVLRAHDERMTQ